In Altererythrobacter aquiaggeris, the genomic stretch GTCGTCTGCTGAGCCATGATTGACGATACGATGTTTTCTCTTCCGAGCCTGAAATGTCAGTATTTTTACTGACGTCAAATTGGATACTAGTCGAGTCCATTACTGGTAATCAGGTCTGAAATGGATGCAACAAAATCAGTCACCCGTCGGCCACCAGTCAAAACACACCAAGTTTAAGTCCTTGCGAAAGCACAGCACCCAGCTCTTCGCACAGCACTTTTGCAGCCGCGGGTAATTTCTTGGGTGCCAGTATTGCAGACCCTGTCTGAGCGTTGAAATTGATGATCAGGGGATCAGCCACCCGCCTCAGCCGCCAGCCGGTGGCAATCCGGTCAATCTGCCTTTGCGCCCCTTCTCCATCGGAACCGGCGGCTATCGCGGTTGCGTAAGGCCTCCCCTCGATCTGCCCGAGAAGCGGATAATAATTCCGATCGAACATCTCTTTCATTTCTCCGCTCATCGCCGCGAGGTTTTCGGGGCAGATAAATAGATAGCCCCCCGCGGCAAGCAAATCGCCGGAATCCACGTCCGATGCCCGTAACATTATCGCGTCGCCGGCCGCTGAGCTGGCTGCAGCACGCGCCATGGCCTTGCTCGCCCCGGTTCGGCTGTGCCAGATAATCAGGAGCTTGCGGGGTCTTTCCATAAGACTGAACATCGCCGTCAGCTGTCGATTGTCAACTTGCATGCACTATGCGCGCGCAGTCCGCTGCGATAGAATGAATAAATGGAAACCCATCCGGCACACACCGTTCTAGGCGTCACGAGGTCCATCAGCGGCAAGGCCTGGGTATGGCGCGGCGGCAATATGTCGATGGGCGGTGATGCGGGAGGAACGGCTGACGATATCGAAGCCCAGCTGCTGATATCCCGCGGGGTAGCGCGCGAAGATCTGGACCGACATCGGAATCCGTCGTTACGCGAATTTCTGCCCGACCCGTCGCAGTTCCAGGATATGGAAGCAGCCGCCGAGCGGATTGCACAGGCCATATTGGGTCAGGAAAAAGTCACGGTTTACGGTGACTATGATGTCGATGGAGCAACCAGCGCGGCCTTGCTCGTCCGGCTGCTGGCTATGCTCGGGCTGGAGGCAGAATTTTACATTCCCGACCGCCTGCTCGAAGGATACGGACCATCCGGCGAAGCGCTGGTCAAGCTTGGCAAACAGGGGTCGAGCCTGATTGTCACGGTCGATTGCGGCGCGATGGCGCATGATGCATTGGCGCAGGCTTACGATGCCGGCATCGATGTGATCGTGGTGGACCATCACAAATGTTCGGCCGAATTGCCCCGCGCCGCTGCACTGGTAAATCCGAACCGGCTGGACGAAAATGATATCGCCGCATCGCATGGCCATCTGGCCGCTGTCGGGGTGGCATTTCTGCTTGCGATAGCCCTTACACGCACGCTTCGGCAGCGCGGTTTTTTCGCAGACAGAAACGAACCGGACCTGTTTTCTCTGCTGGACCTTGTCGCGCTCGGGACTGTTGCCGATGTTGCGGCACTCCACGGCCTGAACAGGGCGATGGTCGCGCAAGGGTTGAAGGTGATGGCGCGGCGCGAAAACGTCGGGTTGGCTGCCTTGATTGATGCAAGCAGACTCAACCGCGCTCCCGTTTGCAGCGATCTGGGTTTTGCGCTTGGACCGCGGATAAACGCCGGCGGGAGGGTTGGGGAATCGACTCTGGGTGTGCGCTTGCTCATTACTTCGGACCCGGACGAGGCGCGTGACATTGCCGGCCAGCTTTCAAGCCTCAACGAAGATCGGCGCGCAATCGAGGCACTGGTCCAGCGCGAGGCAGAAGATATGCTGCCTGCGCAGCACAACCGCGCAGTTTCGATTCTGGCAGGCCGCGGCTGGCATCCTGGTGTCATCGGAATTGTCGCGGGACGGATAAAGGAAAAGACGGGCAAGCCAGCAATCGTGATCGCACTGGATAGCGTTACGGGCATTGGCAAGGGGTCTGGCCGCTCGATTTCGGGCGTGGATCTGGGCGCGGCGATTATCACCGCCCGGGAGAAGGGTTTGCTGGTCGCAGGCGGCGGTCACGCCATGGCAGCTGGCCTTACAATAAACGGCGATACATTTGATGAATTTGCCGACTGGATCGACGACAATCTTGGAGTAGCGGTCGCACGTGCTTCGGAAAAGCAAACCATGCAGCTTGATCTGTCGCTCACACCGCGGGGTCTGGCACCGCTGCTTGTGGAGCGTTTGGAGAGTGCCGGCCCTTACGGTGTCGGTTGGCCCGGCCCGCGGATAGCAGTGGGACCAGTGCATTTGATCAAGGCAGATATTGTCGGGACGGACCATGTGCGGTTGATCGCTGGCGGCGATGACGGGGCGTCTTTCAAAGCGATCGCATTCCGTGCGGCCGAAACCGAAATGGGACAAGCACTTCTACATGGCTCAAAAGGCCGGAAATTGTGGCTGGCAGGGCGCGCAAAGATTGATGATTGGGGCAGCCAGCCGCAGGCAGAACTGCACCTTGAAGACGCTGCTTGGGCCGATTGAAAAATTCCCTCAAAGCAGGGCTTGACCCAGCGCCATACCAGCCGTAGATGCGCGGCCTGCCATCGGTATGGCCCCTTCGTCTAGCGGTTAGGACGCGGCCCTTTCACGGCTGAAACACGGGTTCGATTC encodes the following:
- a CDS encoding flavodoxin family protein — its product is MERPRKLLIIWHSRTGASKAMARAAASSAAGDAIMLRASDVDSGDLLAAGGYLFICPENLAAMSGEMKEMFDRNYYPLLGQIEGRPYATAIAAGSDGEGAQRQIDRIATGWRLRRVADPLIINFNAQTGSAILAPKKLPAAAKVLCEELGAVLSQGLKLGVF
- the recJ gene encoding single-stranded-DNA-specific exonuclease RecJ; this encodes METHPAHTVLGVTRSISGKAWVWRGGNMSMGGDAGGTADDIEAQLLISRGVAREDLDRHRNPSLREFLPDPSQFQDMEAAAERIAQAILGQEKVTVYGDYDVDGATSAALLVRLLAMLGLEAEFYIPDRLLEGYGPSGEALVKLGKQGSSLIVTVDCGAMAHDALAQAYDAGIDVIVVDHHKCSAELPRAAALVNPNRLDENDIAASHGHLAAVGVAFLLAIALTRTLRQRGFFADRNEPDLFSLLDLVALGTVADVAALHGLNRAMVAQGLKVMARRENVGLAALIDASRLNRAPVCSDLGFALGPRINAGGRVGESTLGVRLLITSDPDEARDIAGQLSSLNEDRRAIEALVQREAEDMLPAQHNRAVSILAGRGWHPGVIGIVAGRIKEKTGKPAIVIALDSVTGIGKGSGRSISGVDLGAAIITAREKGLLVAGGGHAMAAGLTINGDTFDEFADWIDDNLGVAVARASEKQTMQLDLSLTPRGLAPLLVERLESAGPYGVGWPGPRIAVGPVHLIKADIVGTDHVRLIAGGDDGASFKAIAFRAAETEMGQALLHGSKGRKLWLAGRAKIDDWGSQPQAELHLEDAAWAD